The following are encoded together in the Nocardioides okcheonensis genome:
- a CDS encoding MerR family transcriptional regulator codes for MLTISQLAAYAGVTVRTVRHYHAKGLLPEPERDHSGYRRYDAGAVVRLVRIRTLADAGVPLSRVEELLGAGEAEFAAAVDDIDRRLRAEIRERQRHRERIARLAAGESLALPPAAVTYLERLRAVGVPEEMVAAERDAWILVAAQIPDRMAFYMDMKTAQLEDEHVRELYRELAEVIRWDADDPRLDVVAGDLADQLDQVPPESWGEQMLPADLADLLDSVFLASVPGARRVLRALERRGYEGWTNIRRLDRVG; via the coding sequence ATGCTGACGATCAGCCAGCTCGCGGCCTACGCGGGCGTCACCGTCCGCACGGTGCGGCACTACCACGCCAAGGGGCTGCTGCCGGAGCCCGAGCGCGACCACTCGGGCTACCGGCGCTACGACGCGGGCGCGGTCGTCCGCCTGGTCCGGATCCGCACGCTCGCCGACGCCGGGGTCCCGCTGTCGCGGGTCGAGGAGCTGCTCGGGGCGGGCGAGGCGGAGTTCGCGGCGGCGGTCGACGACATCGACCGCAGGCTGCGCGCCGAGATCCGCGAGCGCCAGCGGCACCGGGAGCGGATCGCCCGGCTCGCGGCCGGCGAGAGCCTGGCCCTGCCGCCCGCCGCGGTGACCTACCTCGAGCGGCTGCGCGCGGTGGGCGTGCCCGAGGAGATGGTCGCGGCCGAGCGCGACGCGTGGATCCTGGTCGCCGCGCAGATCCCGGACCGGATGGCCTTCTACATGGACATGAAGACCGCCCAGCTCGAGGACGAGCACGTGCGCGAGCTCTACCGCGAGCTCGCCGAGGTGATCCGCTGGGACGCGGACGACCCGCGGCTGGACGTCGTCGCGGGCGACCTGGCCGACCAGCTCGACCAGGTCCCGCCCGAGTCGTGGGGGGAGCAGATGCTGCCCGCGGACCTCGCCGACCTGCTCGACTCGGTCTTCCTCGCGTCCGTGCCCGGGGCGCGTCGCGTCCTGCGCGCGCTCGAGCGCCGCGGCTACGAGGGGTGGACCAACATCCGACGCCTCGACCGGGTCGGCTGA
- a CDS encoding glycosyltransferase family 2 protein — MTSPLVSVVVPSRGGAARLPVLLQALRAQDGVDWEAVVVLDGDVDGSAQVVASHAGDLPVRVVAFAENRGRSAALNAGFEAARGEVLVRCDDDLVPGPDYLAAHAAAHAAGRVGAVGLYRNVYPETTYARVYGRAWDRRFREEAYSVAPDQTWRYWAGNVSVGRGDWERVGPYDEGFRAYGWEDVDWGYRLQQQGVPITLVPSLETEHRIAATTTAMRLQRAFYSGAARRRFEAKHGLPVGPRRPASTWERAVALLSAVLGERRAGALGSAVDALARVVPRAVSARVVALAIDAAARAGHRRGTTDGAI, encoded by the coding sequence GTGACCTCCCCCCTCGTCTCGGTCGTCGTGCCCTCGCGCGGCGGAGCAGCCCGGCTCCCGGTGCTCCTGCAGGCCCTGCGGGCCCAGGACGGGGTCGACTGGGAGGCCGTGGTGGTCCTCGACGGCGACGTCGACGGCTCGGCGCAGGTCGTGGCGAGCCACGCCGGCGACCTGCCGGTCCGCGTGGTGGCGTTCGCGGAGAACCGCGGTCGTTCGGCCGCCCTCAACGCCGGGTTCGAGGCCGCCCGCGGCGAGGTGCTGGTGCGCTGCGACGACGACCTGGTCCCCGGGCCCGACTACCTCGCGGCGCACGCCGCCGCCCACGCCGCCGGACGGGTCGGTGCGGTCGGGCTCTACCGCAATGTCTACCCCGAGACGACCTACGCCCGGGTCTACGGACGCGCGTGGGACCGCCGGTTCCGCGAGGAGGCGTACTCCGTCGCGCCCGACCAGACGTGGCGCTACTGGGCGGGCAACGTGTCGGTCGGCAGGGGCGACTGGGAGCGGGTCGGGCCCTACGACGAGGGGTTCCGCGCCTACGGCTGGGAGGACGTCGACTGGGGCTACCGGCTCCAGCAGCAAGGCGTCCCGATCACGCTCGTGCCGTCGCTCGAGACCGAGCACCGGATCGCGGCCACGACGACGGCCATGCGCCTGCAGCGCGCCTTCTACTCCGGCGCGGCCCGCCGGAGGTTCGAGGCCAAGCACGGACTCCCCGTCGGCCCGCGCCGGCCGGCGAGCACGTGGGAGCGTGCCGTCGCGCTGCTCTCCGCGGTGCTCGGCGAGCGGCGGGCCGGCGCGCTGGGCTCCGCGGTCGACGCCCTGGCCCGGGTCGTCCCGCGGGCCGTCTCCGCACGGGTGGTCGCGCTCGCGATCGACGCCGCCGCCCGCGCCGGGCACCGGCGCGGCACCACCGACGGGGCGATCTGA
- a CDS encoding ABC transporter permease, whose translation MSTRTDTRPAPTAAASPNGHLLGDTLVLTRRSLRHVLRSPDTIITTAVTPVAMLLLFVYVFGAAIDTGGDGAYVDYLLPGILLVTVASGIAYTAFRLFTDVSGGIFERFRSMPIARSAVLWSHVLTSVVANLVSLVLVVLVALLMGFRSSAGLAAWLAVAGILVLFTLALTWLAVIPGMTATSVDGVSGFSYPLIFLPFVSSAFVPTDGMPGPVRWFAEHQPVTPIVDTLRALLADRPVGDEGWTAVAWCLGLLVVAYALAMRTYRRRTA comes from the coding sequence ATGAGCACCCGCACCGACACCCGTCCCGCCCCGACCGCCGCGGCGTCGCCGAACGGCCACCTGCTCGGCGACACCCTCGTCCTGACCCGTCGGTCGCTGCGGCACGTGCTCAGGAGTCCCGACACGATCATCACCACCGCGGTGACGCCCGTCGCGATGCTGCTGCTGTTCGTCTACGTCTTCGGCGCGGCGATCGACACCGGCGGCGACGGCGCCTACGTCGACTACCTCCTGCCCGGCATCCTGCTCGTCACCGTCGCGTCGGGCATCGCCTACACCGCGTTCCGGCTCTTCACCGACGTCTCGGGCGGCATCTTCGAGCGCTTCCGGTCGATGCCGATCGCCCGCTCGGCGGTGCTGTGGAGCCACGTGCTGACCTCGGTGGTCGCCAACCTGGTCTCGCTCGTCCTGGTCGTGCTGGTGGCGCTGCTGATGGGCTTCCGCTCCAGCGCCGGCCTCGCCGCCTGGCTGGCCGTCGCGGGGATCCTGGTGCTCTTCACCCTCGCCCTGACCTGGCTCGCCGTGATCCCGGGCATGACCGCGACCTCGGTCGACGGGGTGAGCGGCTTCTCCTACCCGCTGATCTTCCTGCCGTTCGTCAGCTCGGCGTTCGTGCCGACCGACGGCATGCCGGGCCCGGTGCGCTGGTTCGCCGAGCACCAGCCGGTCACGCCGATCGTCGACACGCTCCGCGCCCTGCTCGCCGACCGGCCGGTCGGCGACGAGGGGTGGACGGCGGTGGCCTGGTGCCTCGGCCTGCTCGTCGTGGCGTACGCCCTCGCGATGCGCACCTACCGCCGCCGCACGGCGTGA
- a CDS encoding YdeI/OmpD-associated family protein, producing MTGPRLLAPAVTFDASLEPLAWGRSTYVVVRLPEALVASAEAVGTRRLDGLVEDVAVNLAITRADVLDVPFLWAGAPLRRRLGARTGDAVRCVLAPVDPDHVPVADDVRAALAAAGVEAAFDGLRPAERRRRLVPVEDAARPDTRARRLADLVAGLR from the coding sequence GTGACAGGTCCCCGACTGCTGGCCCCGGCAGTGACGTTCGACGCCTCGCTGGAGCCGCTGGCCTGGGGGCGGTCGACCTACGTGGTCGTCCGGCTGCCCGAGGCGCTGGTGGCCTCCGCGGAGGCGGTCGGCACGCGGCGCCTCGACGGCCTGGTCGAGGACGTGGCCGTGAACCTCGCGATCACGCGGGCCGACGTGCTCGACGTGCCGTTCCTGTGGGCCGGCGCGCCGCTGCGCCGCCGGCTCGGCGCGCGCACCGGTGACGCCGTGCGCTGCGTCCTGGCGCCGGTCGACCCGGACCACGTCCCCGTCGCGGACGACGTGCGTGCAGCGCTAGCCGCCGCGGGCGTCGAGGCCGCGTTCGACGGGCTGCGCCCGGCCGAGCGACGCCGGCGGCTGGTGCCCGTCGAGGACGCGGCGCGCCCCGACACCCGCGCCCGACGCCTGGCCGACCTCGTCGCGGGACTCCGCTGA
- a CDS encoding ABC transporter ATP-binding protein, with translation MTTTPAIEVVGLTKSYGDHHVLRGVDLTVGRGTVHALLGSNGAGKTTAVRILATLLRGDAGTARVDGHDVATDPARVRASISLTGQFAAVDEVLTGRENLVLVAQLRRVPDPTATADALLERFDLVEAGPRRVATYSGGMRRRVDIAMSLIGDPPVLFLDEPTTGLDPQARNDVWRTVEELAGRGTTVLLTTQHLEEAERLADRISILHEGRIIADGTLADLTRLLPPVTVEQVERQPSLEDVFLAVVGRPAATATTARTTGGAAS, from the coding sequence ATGACAACGACACCAGCCATCGAGGTCGTCGGGCTCACCAAGTCCTACGGCGACCACCACGTCCTGCGCGGCGTGGACCTGACCGTCGGCCGCGGCACCGTCCACGCCCTGCTCGGCAGCAACGGCGCCGGCAAGACGACCGCCGTGCGGATCCTCGCCACGCTGCTGCGCGGCGACGCCGGGACGGCGCGGGTGGACGGGCACGACGTGGCCACCGACCCCGCACGCGTACGGGCCTCGATCAGCCTCACCGGGCAGTTCGCCGCGGTCGACGAGGTGCTCACCGGTCGGGAGAACCTGGTCCTCGTCGCCCAGCTGCGACGGGTGCCCGACCCGACCGCGACGGCCGACGCCCTGCTCGAGCGGTTCGACCTCGTCGAGGCGGGTCCGCGGCGGGTCGCGACGTACTCCGGCGGCATGCGCCGTCGCGTCGACATCGCGATGAGCCTCATCGGCGACCCGCCGGTGCTGTTCCTCGACGAGCCCACCACCGGGCTCGACCCCCAGGCGCGCAACGACGTCTGGCGCACCGTCGAGGAGCTCGCCGGGCGCGGGACGACGGTCCTGCTGACCACGCAGCACCTCGAGGAGGCCGAGCGGCTCGCCGACCGGATCTCGATCCTGCACGAGGGACGCATCATCGCCGACGGCACGCTCGCCGACCTCACGCGGCTGCTCCCGCCCGTCACCGTCGAGCAGGTCGAGCGCCAGCCGTCCCTCGAGGACGTCTTCCTCGCCGTCGTCGGCCGCCCCGCCGCCACCGCCACCACCGCCCGGACCACCGGAGGAGCCGCGTCATGA
- a CDS encoding glycosyltransferase family 2 protein, translated as MTHDVTVVVPHHGDPAPTLALLEQLRGQTHPVRVVVADDASPTPFPDVDGVEVVRRTTNGGFGANVNSGAAVASGEAILVLNSDLAVGQTFVADMVAAARRRPRCVLSPRVVDEAGHEAWTGRAFPRVRHQVAAWLTPLARWRGTTAWHRAVGHDVRAHGAEAEVDWVVGAAMWIPLADFRAVGGFDERFFMNSEEIDLQRRLRERGVRSVALGTPVVVHAGGGSSPSASRRRWLVDGELRYADKWGTKRRLQAGLAVATGVNLLVNAGRRAAGRDVRPLEVARTELSMIRGER; from the coding sequence ATGACCCACGACGTCACGGTCGTGGTCCCGCACCACGGCGACCCCGCGCCGACGCTCGCGCTGCTCGAGCAGCTCCGCGGCCAGACCCATCCCGTCCGCGTCGTCGTCGCCGACGACGCCTCCCCCACCCCCTTCCCCGACGTCGACGGCGTGGAGGTCGTCCGCCGCACGACCAACGGTGGTTTCGGGGCCAACGTCAACAGCGGCGCCGCGGTCGCGTCCGGCGAGGCGATCCTCGTCCTCAACAGCGACCTCGCGGTCGGGCAGACCTTCGTCGCCGACATGGTGGCCGCCGCGCGACGCCGGCCGCGCTGCGTGCTGTCGCCGCGCGTGGTCGACGAGGCGGGGCACGAGGCGTGGACCGGCCGCGCCTTCCCCCGCGTACGGCACCAGGTCGCCGCGTGGCTGACGCCGCTGGCGCGCTGGCGCGGGACGACGGCGTGGCACCGCGCCGTCGGCCACGACGTCCGCGCGCACGGCGCGGAGGCCGAGGTCGACTGGGTCGTCGGCGCCGCGATGTGGATCCCGCTCGCCGACTTCCGCGCGGTGGGCGGCTTCGACGAGCGGTTCTTCATGAACTCCGAGGAGATCGACCTCCAGCGACGGCTCCGCGAGCGGGGCGTGCGCTCCGTGGCGCTCGGCACGCCGGTCGTCGTGCACGCCGGGGGTGGCTCGTCCCCGTCGGCGTCGCGACGCCGCTGGCTCGTCGACGGCGAGCTGCGCTACGCCGACAAGTGGGGCACGAAGCGGCGCCTGCAGGCCGGGCTCGCGGTGGCGACCGGGGTCAACCTGCTGGTCAACGCCGGCCGACGCGCGGCCGGCCGGGACGTGCGCCCGCTCGAGGTCGCCCGCACCGAGCTGTCGATGATCCGGGGAGAGCGATGA
- the typA gene encoding translational GTPase TypA has product MSTKSRSDLRNVAIVAHVDHGKTTLVDAMLRQAGAFTAHQAESVADRVMDSGDLEREKGITILAKNTAVHYAGPAGGGQPMVINIIDTPGHADFGGEVERGLSMVDGIVLLVDASEGPLPQTRFVLRKALNADMPVILVVNKTDRSDARISEVVDESYELFMDLLDESHSQDALDFPVVYASGKAGIASLEQPENGAMPEGSDLEPLFKTILETIPAPQYDEGAPLQAHVTNLDSSPFLGRLALLRIHQGHLKKGQTVAWIKRDGGVKNVRITELLITEGLERVPGESAGPGDIVAIAGIPDITIGETLADAENPVALPLIHVDEPAISMTIGTNTSPLVGKVKGAKVTARLVKDRLDSELIGNVSLRILPTERPDAWEVQGRGELALAILVEQMRREGFELTVGKPQVVTREVDGKVHEPFERLTIDAPEEYLGTITELLATRKGRMEGMTNHGTGWVRMDFVVPSRGLIGFRTEFLTETRGTGIAHHISEGYHPWAGEIRSRNNGSLVADRAGAATAYAMTSLQERGVLFVEPTTEVYEGMIVGENSRADDMDVNITKEKQQTNIRSATSDNFEKLIPPKRLSLEQCLEFCREDECVEVTPEQVRIRKVVLDANARAKTASRARKANK; this is encoded by the coding sequence ATGTCCACGAAGTCCCGCTCCGACCTGCGCAACGTCGCGATCGTCGCCCACGTCGACCACGGCAAGACCACGCTCGTCGACGCGATGCTCCGCCAGGCCGGTGCGTTCACCGCCCACCAGGCCGAGAGCGTCGCCGACCGCGTCATGGACTCCGGTGACCTCGAGCGCGAGAAGGGCATCACGATCCTCGCGAAGAACACCGCGGTCCACTACGCCGGTCCGGCCGGCGGCGGGCAGCCGATGGTCATCAACATCATCGACACCCCCGGCCACGCCGACTTCGGCGGCGAGGTCGAGCGCGGCCTGTCGATGGTCGACGGCATCGTGCTCCTCGTCGACGCCTCCGAGGGTCCGCTCCCCCAGACCCGCTTCGTGCTCCGCAAGGCGCTCAACGCCGACATGCCGGTGATCCTCGTCGTCAACAAGACCGACCGCAGCGACGCGCGCATCAGCGAGGTCGTCGACGAGTCCTACGAGCTCTTCATGGACCTGCTCGACGAGTCCCACAGCCAGGACGCGCTCGACTTCCCGGTCGTCTACGCCTCGGGCAAGGCCGGCATCGCCTCCCTCGAGCAGCCCGAGAACGGCGCCATGCCCGAGGGCAGCGACCTCGAGCCGCTCTTCAAGACGATCCTCGAGACCATCCCCGCGCCGCAGTACGACGAGGGCGCGCCGCTGCAGGCCCACGTCACCAACCTCGACTCCTCGCCGTTCCTCGGTCGCCTGGCCCTGCTGCGCATCCACCAGGGCCACCTGAAGAAGGGCCAGACGGTCGCGTGGATCAAGCGCGACGGTGGCGTCAAGAACGTCCGGATCACCGAGCTCCTCATCACCGAGGGCCTCGAGCGCGTCCCCGGCGAGTCCGCCGGCCCCGGTGACATCGTCGCCATCGCCGGCATCCCCGACATCACCATCGGCGAGACCCTCGCCGACGCGGAGAACCCGGTCGCGCTGCCGCTCATCCACGTCGACGAGCCGGCCATCTCGATGACCATCGGCACCAACACCTCGCCGCTGGTCGGCAAGGTCAAGGGCGCCAAGGTCACCGCCCGCCTGGTCAAGGACCGCCTCGACTCCGAGCTCATCGGCAACGTGTCGCTGCGCATCCTCCCGACCGAGCGTCCCGACGCCTGGGAGGTCCAGGGCCGGGGCGAGCTCGCGCTGGCGATCCTCGTCGAGCAGATGCGCCGCGAGGGCTTCGAGCTCACCGTCGGCAAGCCGCAGGTGGTCACCCGCGAGGTCGACGGCAAGGTGCACGAGCCCTTCGAGCGCCTCACCATTGACGCGCCGGAGGAGTACCTCGGCACCATCACCGAGCTCCTCGCGACCCGCAAGGGCCGCATGGAGGGCATGACGAACCACGGCACCGGCTGGGTCCGCATGGACTTCGTGGTCCCCTCGCGCGGCCTGATCGGCTTCCGCACCGAGTTCCTCACCGAGACCCGCGGCACCGGCATCGCCCACCACATCTCCGAGGGCTACCACCCCTGGGCCGGCGAGATCCGCTCGCGCAACAACGGCTCGCTGGTGGCCGACCGCGCCGGCGCGGCGACGGCGTACGCGATGACCTCCCTGCAGGAGCGCGGCGTGCTGTTCGTCGAGCCCACGACCGAGGTCTACGAGGGCATGATCGTCGGCGAGAACTCGCGCGCCGACGACATGGACGTCAACATCACCAAGGAGAAGCAGCAGACCAACATCCGGTCCGCGACCTCCGACAACTTCGAGAAGCTGATCCCGCCGAAGCGGCTCTCCCTCGAGCAGTGCCTGGAGTTCTGCCGCGAGGACGAGTGCGTCGAGGTCACGCCCGAGCAGGTCCGCATCCGCAAGGTCGTCCTCGACGCCAACGCGCGCGCCAAGACCGCGAGCCGGGCCCGCAAGGCCAACAAGTAG
- a CDS encoding glycosyltransferase family 4 protein encodes MTRALVLSEHDLGTWGGRFRAGEVPAPLPYGVDALADGGWTLVGARRAESPPWRKVRDVVEHRAGFPVERALRGAGEARRADVVLALLEQQGAAASLLRRAKVPPFGSTPLVVWSCWLADDLRSAPPEQRRRLARRFDGADLISHLSRHETGIFTDLGIDEARLFPVTYGVSHEFYVPGDGPRDIALLAVGQDRGRDYRTLLDAVRGTDLVLDVVCKPENLADLDVPDNVRVHGTVPLTDYRRLLQRAQVVVVPTRDLAYPTGSSVALESASSGACVAVTGTRAMRDYFTDGVDSRLVDEGDVSGWRAVLTELRDDAAQRERLGAAARRSVETRFNARHMWTELADVMVRRGLV; translated from the coding sequence ATGACGCGCGCACTGGTCCTGTCCGAGCACGACCTCGGGACGTGGGGCGGGCGGTTCCGCGCCGGCGAGGTGCCGGCTCCCCTGCCCTACGGCGTCGACGCGCTCGCCGACGGGGGCTGGACGCTCGTGGGCGCCCGGCGCGCGGAGAGCCCTCCCTGGCGCAAGGTCCGCGACGTGGTCGAGCACCGGGCCGGCTTCCCGGTCGAGCGGGCGCTGCGCGGCGCCGGCGAGGCGCGTCGGGCCGACGTCGTGCTCGCGCTGCTCGAGCAGCAGGGAGCGGCCGCCTCGCTGCTGCGCCGGGCCAAGGTGCCGCCCTTCGGGTCGACGCCGCTGGTGGTCTGGTCGTGCTGGCTCGCCGACGACCTGCGCTCCGCACCACCCGAGCAGCGCCGACGGCTCGCCCGCCGCTTCGACGGCGCCGACCTGATCAGCCACCTCTCGCGCCACGAGACCGGGATCTTCACCGACCTCGGCATCGACGAGGCCCGCCTCTTCCCGGTGACCTACGGCGTCAGCCACGAGTTCTACGTCCCGGGCGACGGTCCGCGCGACATCGCGCTGCTGGCGGTCGGGCAGGACCGGGGCCGCGACTACCGCACCCTCCTCGACGCCGTCCGCGGCACCGACCTGGTCCTCGACGTCGTCTGCAAGCCGGAGAACCTCGCCGACCTCGACGTCCCCGACAACGTGCGGGTCCACGGCACCGTGCCGCTGACCGACTACCGCCGGCTGCTCCAGCGCGCCCAGGTCGTGGTCGTGCCGACCCGCGACCTGGCGTACCCGACCGGGTCCAGCGTGGCGCTGGAGTCGGCGTCGTCCGGCGCCTGCGTCGCCGTCACCGGCACCCGCGCGATGCGCGACTACTTCACCGACGGCGTCGACTCGCGCCTGGTGGACGAGGGCGACGTGAGCGGGTGGCGGGCCGTGCTCACCGAGCTGCGGGACGACGCCGCCCAGCGCGAGCGGCTCGGCGCCGCGGCCAGGCGCAGCGTGGAGACCCGCTTCAACGCCCGGCACATGTGGACCGAGCTGGCCGACGTGATGGTCCGGCGCGGACTCGTCTGA
- a CDS encoding MFS transporter, producing the protein MTSTSAAHPDTAVPADDSRRVATLLGLLFGLAGMGSSSAAVTLPLLGPDLGVGPGLAAWTISLYVLMLAVTTALYGRISDLVGVRAPLLAGLVLMSVGALVAAVAPTFEVLLGARVVQGAGAAAVPTLGVAILSARYDGSVRGLAFGRLAGTAAAVSCLGPLVGGLVESVGGWRAVMALPVLGALVVPFLWNALHTGGSGARLDVVGAVLVALTASGVVLLVQSPSAGLVVAGIGAVLLVAGVPAVRASVRRRPDGFLPVEVVRNPVVIRSAVAAAAVPASWFAMLIAMPAVLLSHGWEAWQVGLAMVPSALVALLVPQVTGPLLDRIGPARALAIAGVVASSALLVAALGAFLVSAAVLVVAIVFVTFAFGLGQPALSAAVGDAVHEEVRGVSLGVSTLLFLVGGSIGSAVVAGLGGTVGMSGALLVLAVLPLLGLLVLAPTLRRA; encoded by the coding sequence ATGACCTCCACGAGTGCCGCCCACCCCGACACCGCCGTCCCGGCTGACGACTCCCGCCGGGTCGCGACGCTGCTCGGGCTGCTGTTCGGCCTCGCCGGGATGGGGTCCTCGAGCGCCGCGGTGACGCTGCCGCTGCTCGGTCCCGACCTGGGCGTCGGGCCCGGGCTCGCCGCCTGGACGATCAGCCTGTACGTCCTGATGCTCGCCGTCACCACGGCGCTCTACGGCCGGATCTCCGACCTTGTCGGCGTCCGCGCACCCCTGCTCGCCGGGCTGGTGCTGATGTCCGTCGGCGCCCTCGTCGCCGCCGTCGCGCCCACCTTCGAGGTGCTGCTCGGTGCCCGGGTGGTGCAGGGTGCCGGCGCGGCAGCCGTGCCCACCCTCGGCGTCGCGATCCTCTCCGCGCGCTACGACGGCTCGGTGCGCGGACTCGCGTTCGGCCGGCTGGCGGGCACGGCGGCGGCCGTGAGCTGCCTCGGCCCGCTCGTCGGCGGCCTGGTCGAGTCCGTCGGCGGCTGGCGGGCGGTGATGGCGCTGCCGGTGCTCGGCGCGCTCGTCGTCCCGTTCCTCTGGAACGCCCTGCACACCGGCGGCAGCGGAGCCCGCCTCGACGTCGTGGGCGCCGTCCTGGTCGCCCTCACCGCCTCCGGGGTGGTGCTGCTGGTGCAGTCGCCGTCGGCCGGACTGGTCGTCGCGGGCATCGGTGCGGTCCTGCTCGTGGCTGGCGTCCCGGCCGTGCGCGCCTCCGTGCGCCGTCGCCCGGACGGGTTCCTCCCCGTCGAGGTGGTCCGCAACCCGGTGGTTATCCGCAGTGCCGTCGCGGCCGCCGCGGTGCCCGCCTCCTGGTTCGCGATGCTCATCGCGATGCCTGCGGTGCTGCTCTCCCACGGGTGGGAGGCCTGGCAGGTCGGGCTCGCCATGGTCCCGAGCGCCCTCGTCGCGCTGCTCGTGCCCCAGGTGACCGGGCCGCTGCTCGACCGGATCGGTCCCGCGCGGGCGCTCGCCATCGCCGGAGTGGTCGCGTCCTCGGCCCTGCTCGTCGCGGCGCTCGGCGCGTTCCTCGTCAGCGCTGCGGTGCTCGTGGTCGCGATCGTCTTCGTCACGTTCGCCTTCGGGCTCGGGCAGCCGGCCCTCAGCGCGGCCGTCGGCGACGCCGTCCACGAGGAGGTGCGGGGCGTGTCGCTCGGCGTCTCCACGCTGCTCTTCCTCGTCGGCGGCAGCATCGGGTCGGCCGTCGTGGCCGGGCTCGGCGGGACGGTGGGGATGTCCGGCGCGCTGCTGGTGCTGGCGGTCCTGCCGCTGCTGGGGCTGCTGGTGCTGGCGCCCACGCTGCGCCGCGCCTGA
- a CDS encoding MauE/DoxX family redox-associated membrane protein, whose product MTPAPLAALVVVLTLVGVLVASGAAKARDRRATRDAFTALRVPRFVPADLAAGVLPWAELALAALLLLAPAGWLVPVAGAVLVLLLAYTALVVRALGFDEPVTCSCFGSIGRHRVDRTTAGRNVVLSVLAAVVLGFALDGGSAPSAVAGLDGDGWWTLAAAATAAVVAALVVGGPGDDVEPDTELLDYERQAIPFGALTLADGTATTLVELSRSQARLVVVLNPGCGPCVRTAEKLDGWAGRLAPAVGVVAVYPDRGTAVAATEHAPELAAWEPELNVRRVFSVGTPGAVLLGADGLMAGGPVAGERHIEEFVHDVIAELADEPAPDGTAGS is encoded by the coding sequence ATGACCCCGGCACCGCTCGCAGCGCTCGTGGTCGTGCTGACGCTCGTCGGCGTCCTGGTCGCCAGCGGCGCGGCCAAGGCGCGCGACCGGCGGGCCACGCGCGATGCGTTCACCGCGCTGCGGGTGCCGCGCTTCGTGCCGGCCGACCTCGCCGCCGGCGTCCTGCCGTGGGCCGAGCTCGCGCTCGCGGCCCTGCTGCTGCTCGCGCCGGCAGGCTGGCTGGTCCCGGTGGCGGGCGCGGTGCTCGTCCTCCTGCTGGCCTACACCGCGCTGGTCGTGCGTGCGCTCGGGTTCGACGAGCCGGTCACGTGCTCGTGCTTCGGCAGCATCGGGCGGCACCGGGTCGACCGCACCACGGCCGGGCGCAACGTCGTGCTCAGCGTGCTGGCGGCGGTCGTCCTGGGGTTCGCCCTCGACGGTGGCTCGGCGCCGTCCGCCGTGGCCGGCCTCGACGGGGACGGGTGGTGGACGCTGGCGGCAGCGGCGACCGCGGCGGTCGTCGCCGCGCTGGTGGTCGGCGGGCCCGGGGACGATGTCGAGCCGGACACCGAGCTGCTCGACTACGAGCGCCAGGCGATCCCGTTCGGTGCGCTGACCCTCGCCGACGGCACCGCCACGACACTCGTGGAGCTCTCCCGGAGCCAGGCCAGGCTGGTCGTGGTGCTCAACCCCGGGTGCGGGCCGTGCGTGCGGACCGCCGAGAAGCTCGACGGCTGGGCCGGTCGGCTGGCGCCCGCGGTGGGTGTCGTCGCGGTCTACCCGGACCGCGGGACGGCCGTCGCCGCGACCGAGCACGCGCCGGAGCTCGCGGCGTGGGAGCCGGAGCTCAACGTGCGCCGGGTCTTCTCGGTCGGCACGCCGGGCGCCGTGCTGCTCGGCGCCGACGGGCTGATGGCCGGCGGCCCCGTCGCGGGCGAGCGCCACATCGAGGAGTTCGTGCACGACGTGATCGCCGAGCTCGCGGACGAACCGGCACCCGACGGCACCGCCGGCTCCTAG